In Capsicum annuum cultivar UCD-10X-F1 unplaced genomic scaffold, UCD10Xv1.1 ctg3962, whole genome shotgun sequence, a genomic segment contains:
- the LOC124891669 gene encoding protein-tyrosine-phosphatase MKP1-like — protein MTGLTLNLDLSNIHKNPEINAGLVRREKIAFFDKVRSKVAEHVFLGGDAVAKDKDIPNQNGITHVLNCVDFVCPKYFKCDFIYWTLWLQDSPSEDITSILYDVFDYFEEVREQHGRVFVHCYQGVSRSTSLVIGYIMWREGQSFDDAFECVKSARGIADPNIGFACQLLQCQKKVHAFPLSPSSLLRMYRVAPHSPYDLLHLIPKMLNDPSPSTLDSKGAFIIHIPSSIYVWIGRKSEAVTTRTRAWP, from the exons ATGACa ggtcttacactTAACCTGGATCTATCAAACATACATAAAAACCCAGAGATTAATGCCGGGCTTGTGAGAAGAGAAAAGATTGCTTTCTTCGATAAAGTGCGTTCAAAAGTGGCTGAACATGTCTTTCTTGGTGGGGATGCAGTTGCAAAAGATAAGGATATACCAAACCAAAATGGGATTACTCATGTTCTTAACTGTGTGGATTTCGTATGCCCCAAGTATTTCAAGTGTGATTTCATATATTGGACTTTGTGGTTGCAAGATAGCCCGTCAGAAGATATTACTAGCATTCTCTATGATGTTTTTGACTACTTTGAAGAAGTCAGGGAGCAACATGGAAGGGTTTTTGTACATTGCTACCAAGGGGTCTCTCGGTCAACCTCTTTGGTTATCGGTTATATTATGTGGAGAGAAGGACAAAGTTTTGATGATGCATTTGAGTGCGTAAAGTCAGCAAGGGGCATCGCAGATCCAAATATTGGTTTTGCTTGTCAGTTGTTACAATGCCAAAAAAAGGTTCATGCTTTCCCTTTGAGTCCAAGTTCATTATTAAGGATGTATAGAGTCGCGCCTCATTCACCATACGATCTTTTGCATCTCATTCCGAAAATGTTAAATGATCCTTCTCCGTCAACATTAGATTCCAAAGGTGCATTTATTATACATATACCCTCATCAATATATGTTTGGATTGGTAGAAAGAGTGAAGCTGTCACGACcagaaccagggcctggccgtga